One Thermodesulfobacteriota bacterium genomic window, TCCTCGGACAGGTCGGCGCTCACCACGGCCACGTTCCACACCGAGGGGTTCGGCACCGGACGGTCCACGCCCCGGTACACCCCCGCGGGGATCTCGTACTTGGAGTAGTAGGGGTGATCCTTGCGGATGGTCGCGATCTCCTCGTCGGAGAACGACAGGAGGTCGATGTCGTGGGTCGTGGCGAGATCGATGATGGACGAGGTCGGGGGCGCCACCGACCAGATCCCCACGTCGATCGTGCCGTTCTTGAGGGCGTCGGCCGTCTCGTTGAAGGAGAGGAAGGACGGCCGGTAGGAGCCCTTGCCGAGCCCCAGGGAGGTGAGCACCGCTTCGGCCTGAACCGCCGTGCCGCTGCCGGGGGCTCCGAGCGAGATGCGCTTGCCCTTGAGGTCGGCGATCTTCCCGATGCCGCTGCCCTTGCGGACCACGACGTGGAACTGGTTGGGGTACATGACGAAGAGGGTACGGATCTTCTTGGGATCCCCCTTGAACCGCTCGGTACCGGCGTAGGACTGGAACGCCGTGTCGCCCATGACGAGCCCGATGGCCGACTCCCCCTTGTCCACCAGCCGCACGTTCTCGACGCTGGCGGCGGTCACCTCGGCCACCGCGGTCACGCCGGTGACGTGTTTGTTGATCACCTCGGCCATGCCGCCCCCGTAAGGGTAGTACACCCCTCCGGTGCCGCCGGTCGCCACCGAGATCTGCTCGGTCGCCCCCGCAGGAGCCCAAGCCAGGGCCAGCGCCGCCGCCGCGATCCAGAACCTCTTCATCGCCTTCCTCCTTTCGAGTCGTGCATCAATCCACCGCTCGTTCGGGACGACTCTTTATAACCGGGTTTGGAGGCAGGGGGCAAGGAGAGGAGAAGGCGAATACCCAGTCTGCTCAGAAACGGGGCGGCATGACCCGAAGTGGGGTGGCCCGGCCACCTCCCCACTCCGAGCCAGCCGCTTCGGGAAGGGTCGTCACCCGGCCGGACTCGACTATGGCGACTGTTTCGCGTAGGCCCTCACTCGCGTGTTGGGTGAGCCACTGCTGTGCAAGGGAGATGACTTCAGGCAAACCGACATACGCACCGTTCAGTCGTCCAGGCCCGGCACCTGATCGCCGTAGACCGGGATGCGCTCCCGGGCTTCGGCGAGGCGCCCGCGCTCGATCCGCGCGAGCACGGCGCCCTCGCCGCCGCCGGCGTGGGCGAGGACCTCCCCCCACGGGTCGACCGCCTGGCTCGCCCCCTCGAAGACCGTTTCCCCGTCCCGGCCGGTCCGGTTGGCGCCCAGCACGAACCAGGCGTTCTCCACGGCCCGGGCCCGCAGGAGGACCTCCCAGTGGGGAGTTCGGGGGGCGGGCCACTGGGCGGGCACCAGCAGCGCCTCGGCCCCGGCCAGCGCCAGGCGGCGGCAGAAGACCGGGAACCTCAGGTCGTAGCAGGTGGCCACCGCCAGCCGCCCCAGGGAGCTCTCCCAGACCACGGGGGCCCGGCCGGGCACGAGGTACCGGTGCTCGTCCATGGGCCGGAAGAGGTGGACCTTGGGGTAGAGGGGGTGGCGCGTGGGGCCGGGCTCCACCAGGAAGGCAGCGTTGGCGACGCCCCCCTCCCAGGGGTGGAGGAGGCTCCCGGCCACGAGGCAGCCCCGGTCTCGCGCCCAGGCGGCCACGGTCTCCAGAGTGGCGGGGGCCCCCTTCGCAAGCTCCGGCGCGTTCTCCAGGGCGTAGCCGGTGCTGAAGAGCTCGGGGAGCAGCACCAGGCCGGGCCGCTCCGGCAGCGCCTCGAGGAGGGCCTGGGCCCGCTCCAGGTTGGCCTTGGGGTCCCCCCGGACCACGTTCCACTGCAGCAGGGCGGCGAACCAGCTCTCGGTCGGCATGGGAGACCCTCCAGGCGCAGGGGGCGGGTGTCGAAGCGAGTTCGAGGGGGGCGTAACCGGCCGGCCGCTCTCCATCCGGAGGACAACGAGAAACGAGTGTAGGAGCCTGC contains:
- a CDS encoding TAXI family TRAP transporter solute-binding subunit: MKRFWIAAAALALAWAPAGATEQISVATGGTGGVYYPYGGGMAEVINKHVTGVTAVAEVTAASVENVRLVDKGESAIGLVMGDTAFQSYAGTERFKGDPKKIRTLFVMYPNQFHVVVRKGSGIGKIADLKGKRISLGAPGSGTAVQAEAVLTSLGLGKGSYRPSFLSFNETADALKNGTIDVGIWSVAPPTSSIIDLATTHDIDLLSFSDEEIATIRKDHPYYSKYEIPAGVYRGVDRPVPNPSVWNVAVVSADLSEDLAYQITKAIFENHGELLRVHKAAEDTRPEASVANSPIPLHPGAVKYLKEKGLTVPEELVAK
- a CDS encoding nitrilase-related carbon-nitrogen hydrolase, with amino-acid sequence MPTESWFAALLQWNVVRGDPKANLERAQALLEALPERPGLVLLPELFSTGYALENAPELAKGAPATLETVAAWARDRGCLVAGSLLHPWEGGVANAAFLVEPGPTRHPLYPKVHLFRPMDEHRYLVPGRAPVVWESSLGRLAVATCYDLRFPVFCRRLALAGAEALLVPAQWPAPRTPHWEVLLRARAVENAWFVLGANRTGRDGETVFEGASQAVDPWGEVLAHAGGGEGAVLARIERGRLAEARERIPVYGDQVPGLDD